In the genome of Dickeya fangzhongdai, one region contains:
- a CDS encoding YbaK/prolyl-tRNA synthetase associated domain-containing protein, giving the protein MPTNTIFEQLCQRLEQERARYRVVHHDSAGRSEEVARIRGTELGQGAKALVCHVKGNGLRQHVLAVLPADQQADLTRLAQALGGTRASLASPAEVDALTHCVFGAIPPFSFHADLLLVADPMLFTRFDELAFNAGSLTCSVILNTDDYRRIASPRELAFSRLSG; this is encoded by the coding sequence ATGCCGACAAACACCATTTTTGAGCAGTTGTGCCAGCGCCTTGAACAGGAGCGGGCGCGTTATCGGGTCGTGCATCACGACAGCGCCGGGCGCTCGGAGGAGGTGGCGCGGATACGCGGCACCGAACTGGGGCAGGGGGCCAAGGCGCTGGTCTGCCATGTCAAGGGTAATGGCCTGCGCCAGCATGTGCTGGCGGTATTGCCGGCAGACCAACAGGCGGATTTAACCCGTCTGGCGCAGGCGTTGGGCGGCACCCGCGCGTCGCTGGCCAGTCCGGCGGAGGTCGACGCCCTAACGCACTGTGTGTTCGGCGCCATTCCGCCATTCAGTTTTCATGCTGATTTGCTGCTGGTGGCCGACCCGATGCTGTTTACCCGCTTTGATGAACTGGCGTTTAATGCGGGATCGCTGACCTGCTCGGTGATTCTTAATACCGACGATTACCGGCGTATCGCCAGCCCGCGCGAGCTGGCGTTTTCCCGCCTATCCGGGTAG
- the ypdK gene encoding membrane protein YpdK, whose translation MKYLFMGVSFILFLWVGTFLLMLE comes from the coding sequence GTGAAGTACTTGTTCATGGGAGTTTCATTTATTCTGTTTTTGTGGGTAGGCACTTTTTTACTGATGCTGGAATAA